GGAATGCCGTCGCCTTCCTCGGCGCAGCGCTCGGCGATCCACTGCATGAACGGCGCGGTCTCGTCCGTCAGTCCCAGGCGAATCAGCGCGTACAGGGTGAACGCGGCGTCGCGCACCCAGGTGTAGCGATAGTCCCAGTTGCGCGCCCCGCCCAGCGCCTCCGGCAGCCCAAAGGTGGGCGCGGCCACCAGCGAGCCGTGCGGATGGCTGAACAGCATCTTCAGCACGAGCGCCGAGCGGTGCACCTCGTCGCGCCAGCGGCCGCGGTAGGTGGATTTCCCGATCCACCGCCGCCAGAAGTTGGTGGTGCGCTTGAAGGCCTCGGCCACGTAGTGCGGGGCCGAGGCGGGCGAGCGGGCGGAGACGTCGCCGACCTCGAAGACGAAGGTGGCCGCCTCGCTGTGGCGCAGGGTGAACTCGGCCACCGCGTCGCCCTCGTGGAAGCGCACGGGGATGGTGGTCCACAGCCGCGCGGCGACGGTCCCGTCCCGCGGCGTGAAGAGGACGCAGCCGTCCTCGCCCCTCGCGCGGTGCGTCTCGGGGCCGTAGCCGAAGCGCGGGGCGCAGCGCACGCAGAAGCGCAGGTCGCCGCGCACCGCCTTCACCCGGCGCACCACGGCACGCACGTGGTCGCTCTCGCCCACGGGCATGAAGTCCGAGATCTCGGCCACGCCGTCGGGCGAAAGGAAGCGGGTGAGGAGGACGTTGGTGTCGGGGAGGTACAGCTGCTTCAGCCGCGCGCCGTTCAGCACCGGCGACAGCTCGAAGCGCCCGCCGCGGCCGCGGTCCAGCAGCGAGCCGAACACCGGCGGCGAGTCGAAGCGCGGCGCGCACATGAAGTCGATCGTGCCGTCCCGGCAGACCAGCGCCACGGTGTGCAGGTCGCCGATGATGCCGTGGTCCTCGATCGGGGGGTAGTCGCGCTCCATTCGCCTCGCGCCGGGCTCGGGGTCATGCCGCGTTTCGCCCGCGGACAGGGCAAGACCCGTGCGCCGTCTGCCGCGAAGGCTGGAGGCGGAGGACGGAACTGTGCCGAAGTGATGAACGGATGAAGACCAAGGGCGCTTGGGCGTGTTTGGCGCCGAGGCGCCAAACCGGGCTGCGCGCGCGGTAGGGCACGATACTACTGTGCCCAACCGCGCCGGGCCCCCGCCGCGCAACGCATCTTCCCGATTCCCAGGCATCTGCGCGGGCGCGGCGGGTTCCCGGCCCTTCGGGCGCGCATCCCTCACGCGGTTCGTGGCAGGACCGAACGATCGTCCCCCGCATCGCGGCCGCGGGGGCGCAAGGTCTACACCGCCTGCACCTCCGCCAGGCGGTGTCGGTGCTTCTTCTTGCCGCCCTGCTTCCGCGCGGCATCCACCGCGGCGCCGACGAGCGCGGACGCGAGCGCCGTCACGATCTCCGAGCCGTGCTTGCGCACCAGCTTCCGCACGCGCTTCCTCAGCGACTTCTTCGCCTTCTTCCTGTGGCCCATGCTCGTCCTCCGTCCGGGGTTCGAGAGCGGGGTGCCCCGCACGCGGCGTACCCGCAACGGCGCTGCATCGTCACAATTCCGTCACGAATCTCCATCCCTCCTTCAATCTCCCCGTTCCCGATCGAGATTGGCCGCGGAGCCATCCCCACGGAGCGATTGGGCCCTCGCGGGGACAATCTCCCGGAAATCCCGCCCGCGTATGGGCCCCGATGCGCCGGAATGCTTGATCTTGCAGCGGATTCGGCGTATCGTGCGCTCCATTCACCGCCCGCCCCTGACGCACCTTCCGCCCGGTCCACCGCCCCAGCGACCCGCGCCTCCGCGCGGACGGACGGGCGTTCCCGCAAACGCATCGCCCGCGGCCGCCGCCCGTCTCCCGGCGGCGTGCCGCCGTTCCTCGCCGGCGCCGCCGGCCCGCCCCTCCCCATCCAACGAGGACCGCATGCCCCGCAGACCCGTACGCAGCCTCGCGCTCGTCGTGGCCTTCCTCGCCCTCACCGCCGTTCCGGCGCTGGCCCAGCAGGACGGCAGCGTGGGCGGCAGCGTGAAGGACCCCACCACCGGCCGCGCCGTGGCCGGCGCCCACGTGGACGCCGTATCGAGCGACGGGCGCGTGGTGGGCAGCACGACCACCGACGCGCAGGGGAACTACCGGCTGGCCGGGCTGCGCCCCGGCTCGTACACCATGGTCATCAAGAACGAGGGCGGCTCGGAAAGCAGGCTTGGCGCGGTGGTCGCCGCCGGGCAGGCGTCCACGGTGAACGTGGAGATCTCGGCGGGCGCCGTCGCCCTGAACCCGCTGGTCGTCTCGGCCTCCAAGCGCCCCGAGAAGGCGCTCGAGGCGCCGGCCCGCGTGGAGGTGGTCTCCGAGCGCGAGATCGAGGCGCGCCCGGCCATCACCACCGTCGACCACCTGCGCTCCGTCCCCGGCGTAGACATCGCGCAGACCGGCGCGGGGTCGGCCAACGTGGTGGCGCGCGGCTTCAACAACATCTTCTCCGGCGCCCTGCACGCGCTCACCGACTACCGCCTCACCGGCGTGCCCAGCCTGCGCGTGAACTTCCTCCAGTTCGTTCCCGCCAACAACGAGGACATCCAGCGGATGGAGGTGGTGCTGGGCCCCGGCGCGGCGCTGTACGGGCCGAACACGGCCGACGGCATCCTGCACATCATCACCAAGAGCCCGCTGGACGAGCAGGGAACCACCCTGGCCGTGGGCGGCGGAAGCCGCAGCACCCTGCAGGGCGAGTTCCGCACGGCGCAGCTGCTGGCGCCCAACTTCGGCGTGAAGCTCAGCGGCCAGTACGTGCGCGCCGACGAGTGGCGCTACACCGACCCGGCCGAGGTGCTGGAGCGCAACAAGTTCGCCTCGAACCTGGCCTTCTACCGCGCCGACCTGATGCGCGCCTCGGGCATCACCCAGGCCGAGGCCGACGTGCGCATCGCCCGCATCGGGCAGCGCGACTTCGGCATCGAGCGCTGGAGCGGCGA
This Longimicrobium sp. DNA region includes the following protein-coding sequences:
- a CDS encoding glycoside hydrolase family 15 protein; the encoded protein is MERDYPPIEDHGIIGDLHTVALVCRDGTIDFMCAPRFDSPPVFGSLLDRGRGGRFELSPVLNGARLKQLYLPDTNVLLTRFLSPDGVAEISDFMPVGESDHVRAVVRRVKAVRGDLRFCVRCAPRFGYGPETHRARGEDGCVLFTPRDGTVAARLWTTIPVRFHEGDAVAEFTLRHSEAATFVFEVGDVSARSPASAPHYVAEAFKRTTNFWRRWIGKSTYRGRWRDEVHRSALVLKMLFSHPHGSLVAAPTFGLPEALGGARNWDYRYTWVRDAAFTLYALIRLGLTDETAPFMQWIAERCAEEGDGIP